The Ziziphus jujuba cultivar Dongzao chromosome 7, ASM3175591v1 genome includes a region encoding these proteins:
- the LOC125423732 gene encoding putative pentatricopeptide repeat-containing protein At4g17915 produces the protein MVSTRFLNKCVACFCKAKKLEKVEAFIDDGIRLGILPDVVTYNTLIDGYCQFVGLDAACSVLREMKEFGISPNAITYNSLIAWAFKMMHLNFQMRCPDMASEIFKLRIDGHGLSPTPQTFNMMINGFCKMQIAGEFGHESNATTYKTMMKLCIRSNEYNQALEIISEMRSKGFSLDGIAHCTIIGGSVKTGRTEEANHFKEQMMSDDIEIDLVSYNILLHLYFKKGNFIAANEVLKEIQRAGLRFDQCALAIMVNEMCNVGQIVMALRCLYLMIMSGFPSNLVASK, from the exons ATGGTATCAACTAGATTTTTGAACAAGTGTGTGGCATGTTTTTGCAAGGCCAAGAAATTGGAGAAAGTTGAAGCATTTATCGACGATGGTATAAGATTAGGGATACTTCCAGATGTGGTAACTTACAATACTTTGATTGATGGCTATTGTCAGTTTGTCGGATTAGATGCAGCTTGTTCCGTTCTTCGTGAAATGAAAGAATTTGGGATCAGTCCAAATGCTATTACTTACAACTCTTTGATAGCCTGGGCCTTCAA GATGATGCATCTTAACTTTCAAATGCGATGTCCTGATATGGCCTCTGAGATTTTCAAGCTTCGTATTGATGGTCATGGTCTTTCTCCTACTCCGCAGACATTCAACATGATGATAAATGGTTTCTGTAAAAT GCAGATTGCAGGGGAATTCGGGCATGAGTCAAATGCCACGACATACAAAACAATGATGAAATTGTGCATTAGGTCAAATGAATATAACCAAGCGCTTGAGATCATTTCAGAAATGAGGAGCAAAGGGTTCAGCTTGGATGGTATTGCACATTGCACGATCATTGGTGGTTCAGTTAAGACAGGTAGGACTGAAGAGGCAAACCATTTTAAGGAGCAGATGATGAGTGATgacattgaaattgatttagtGTCTTATAACATTTTACTGCATCTGTATTTTAAAAAGGGTAACTTCATAGCTGCCAACGAGGTGTTAAAGGAGATACAGAGAGCAGGTTTGAGATTTGATCAATGTGCACTTGCAATTATGGTCAATGAAATGTGCAACGTCGGTCAGATTGTGATGGCTCTACGATGTTTATATTTAATGATAATGAGTGGCTTTCCTTCGAACTTGGTAGCCTCCAAGTGA
- the LOC107424424 gene encoding GDSL esterase/lipase EXL3-like, translating into MKLIFSPQSLLAYSLFILILAIGGDYSISVPLPSNQTVPAVIVFGDSIVDPGNNNNIKTIVKCNFPPYGRDFTAGQPTGRFGNGRVASDVAAEIFNVKKILPAYLDPNLQLQDLVSGVSFASGGAGYDPLTSELVSVISLSDQLDLFREYKGKLKEAIGEDKAESIISKSVYFVCVGSDDIANTYFSTPLRKPHYDIQSYTDLMLNSATTFFQELYGEGARRIGVVSVPAIGCVPSQRTLSGDIERGCSDSANQAAILFNSKLSSQIASINNKFPEARLVYLDFYNPLLFLIRDPASYGFEEATKGCCGTGNLEVSILCNPYTINSCSDASKYIFWDSYHPSEKAYVLLVNRVLDNKIDKFF; encoded by the exons ATGAAGCTAATTTTCAGCCCACAATCTCTTCTTGCTTATTCATTGTTCATCCTCATACTAGCCATAGGTGGTGATTATTCTATTTCTGTCCCACTTCCTTCAAATCAAACAGTCCCTGCAGTCATTGTGTTCGGAGATTCAATCGTGGATCCTGgtaacaacaacaatattaaGACCATCGTCAAATGTAATTTCCCACCTTATGGGAGGGACTTCACTGCAGGACAACCTACTGGAAGGTTTGGCAATGGAAGAGTTGCCTCAGACGTTGCCG ctgaAATTTTTAATGTGAAGAAGATATTGCCTGCTTATCTAGATCCAAATCTGCAGCTTCAAGATCTTGTTAGCGGAGTAAGTTTTGCCTCGGGAGGTGCTGGATATGATCCTCTCACTTCTGAACTAGTG TCTGTGATATCACTGTCGGATCAGCTAGATTTGTTTAGAGAGTATAAGGGCAAGTTAAAGGAAGCAATTGGGGAAGACAAAGCGGAGAGTATAATATCCAAAAGTGTATACTTTGTGTGTGTAGGGAGCGACGACATTGCAAATACTTACTTTTCTACTCCATTAAGGAAACCCCACTACGACATACAATCCTATACGGATCTCATGCTTAATTCAGCTACAACATTCTTCCAG GAACTTTATGGGGAGGGAGCAAGAAGGATTGGAGTAGTAAGTGTGCCAGCAATAGGGTGTGTGCCATCGCAGAGAACACTGAGTGGTGACATAGAGAGAGGGTGTTCAGATTCCGCAAACCAAGCAGCAATCCTCTTCAACTCCAAGCTCTCTTCACAAATAGCTTCCATCAATAACAAATTTCCAGAAGCAAGGCTTGTTTACCTTGATTTCTATAACCCATTACTTTTCCTAATTCGAGATCCTGCAAGTTAtg GATTTGAAGAGGCAACAAAGGGATGCTGTGGAACAGGAAATTTAGAGGTGAGCATTCTATGCAACCCTTATACTATAAATAGTTGCAGCGATGCTTCTAAATACATATTCTGGGACAGCTACCATCCCTCAGAGAAGGCTTATGTATTACTTGTTAATCGTGTACTCGAcaacaaaattgataaattcttttaa
- the LOC107424449 gene encoding GDSL esterase/lipase EXL3-like → MDTIMKLFSPQYSVPASASFTVMRLFFVMTVVIDGGGAIPPLFPTNDTTIPAVIVFGDSIVDAGNNNNLTTIAPVKCNFPPYGRDFIGGKPTGRFSNGRVPSDMVAEAFNVKKIVPAYLDPNVQLEDLLTGVTFASGGAGYDPQTSNLVSVISLTDQLKLFKEYKNKLTAAVGEERTANIISKSVYFVCFGSNDIVNTYFSNPSTQLHYDVPAYADLLVKNAATFLQELYGEGARRIGVLSLPPLGCVPSQRTVRGGIQRNCWEPLNQASTVVNTKISSKLNSLNKNFPEATFLYLDIYNPLLSLIQYPAKYGFEVATLGCCGTGIIEVSVLCNSYAKNTCKDASRYVFWDSFHPSEKAYDTLVHIVLNNPN, encoded by the exons ATGGATACAATCATGAAGCTTTTCTCTCCACAGTACTCTGTTCCTGCTTCTGCTTCGTTTACGGTCATGAGGCTTTTCTTTGTTATGACTGTAGTCATTGATGGCGGTGGTGCTATACCGCCATTATTTCCGACTAATGATACAACAATTCCTGCAGTGATTGTGTTCGGAGATTCAATCGTGGATGCTGGAAACAACAACAATCTTACAACTATAGCTCCAGTCAAATGCAATTTCCCACCTTATGGGAGGGACTTCATCGGAGGAAAGCCTACTGGAAGGTTTAGCAATGGAAGAGTCCCCTCGGACATGGTTG cCGAAGCTTTTAATGTGAAGAAGATAGTGCCTGCTTATCTAGATCCTAATGTGCAGCTCGAAGACCTCCTTACCGGAGTCACTTTTGCCTCCGGGGGAGCAGGATATGATCCTCAGACTTCTAATCTTGTG TCTGTGATATCACTAACGGATCAGCTAAAACTATTCAAAGAGTACAAGAACAAGTTAACAGCAGCAGTTGGGGAAGAAAGAACGGCGAATATAATCTCCAAAAGCGTTTACTTCGTGTGCTTTGGGAGCAACGACATTGTAAATACTTACTTTTCTAATCCCTCAACCCAACTTCACTATGACGTCCCAGCCTACGCTGATTTGTTGGTTAAAAATGCTGCAACATTTTTACAG GAACTTTATGGAGAAGGAGCAAGAAGGATAGGAGTTCTAAGTTTACCACCACTAGGCTGTGTGCCATCACAGAGAACAGTACGTGGAGGCATTCAGAGAAATTGTTGGGAGCCTCTGAACCAAGCATCTACAGTAGTCAACACCAAGATCTCCTCCAAACTTAATTCCTTGAATAAAAATTTCCCGGAAGCTACGTTTCTCTACCTTGATATCTATAACCCATTGCTTTCCCTCATTCAATATCCTGCAAAATATG GATTTGAAGTGGCAACATTGGGATGCTGTGGAACAGGAATTATAGAGGTGAGCGTGCTGTGCAACTCTTATGCCAAAAACACATGCAAAGATGCCTCCAGATACGTTTTCTGGGACAGTTTTCATCCTTCGGAAAAGGCTTATGACACACTTGTTCATATTGTTCTCAACAATCCAAATTGA